In Microcoleus sp. FACHB-831, a single window of DNA contains:
- a CDS encoding ATP-binding protein, whose amino-acid sequence MIAISQRPVARDLGTIRFASTLYLCPILDLLLAKIPDKWQAELRLGLQEALVNAAKHGNKLDPCKTVVVRFSQVEGHYWWIISDEGEGFCPKRDSNLDPTEYLPHEEAESGRGMCILHQIFDQVQWNSQGTELRLCKQVGSGKRRHPLLH is encoded by the coding sequence GTGATTGCTATCTCACAGCGTCCAGTTGCAAGGGATTTAGGCACTATTCGCTTCGCTTCTACCCTGTACCTATGTCCCATCCTGGATTTGCTGCTTGCAAAGATTCCAGATAAATGGCAAGCGGAACTAAGACTAGGGCTGCAAGAAGCCTTAGTTAATGCAGCGAAACACGGCAATAAACTCGATCCTTGTAAGACTGTGGTTGTGCGCTTCTCGCAAGTAGAGGGGCATTATTGGTGGATAATTTCAGACGAAGGTGAGGGCTTTTGTCCAAAGCGCGACAGCAATCTCGATCCGACAGAATATCTACCACACGAAGAGGCGGAAAGTGGCAGAGGTATGTGTATCCTCCACCAAATCTTCGATCAAGTACAGTGGAATTCTCAAGGGACAGAATTAAGACTTTGCAAACAGGTGGGGAGCGGTAAAAGGCGGCATCCCCTATTGCATTAA
- a CDS encoding DUF2203 domain-containing protein: MTPPIEPSPPPPQDEAEFEQAIAEVEEALIALKERYAQVQQDRQRQFELKQRLDEIQIDLRRTRSQQLKAELTRINKELETIELNLESRLFSIESLKEPFWLAVRFGGIGIVVGWILKSCAG; encoded by the coding sequence ATGACCCCTCCAATCGAACCGTCTCCGCCACCGCCACAGGATGAAGCAGAATTTGAGCAAGCGATCGCAGAAGTCGAAGAAGCACTGATTGCCCTCAAAGAACGTTATGCCCAAGTGCAGCAGGATCGGCAGCGTCAATTTGAACTCAAACAGCGTTTAGACGAAATACAGATAGACTTACGCAGAACGCGATCCCAGCAACTTAAAGCCGAGTTGACGCGAATCAACAAAGAGCTAGAAACTATAGAACTCAACCTGGAAAGCCGTCTGTTTAGTATCGAGAGCTTGAAAGAACCTTTTTGGCTAGCCGTCCGCTTTGGAGGAATTGGCATTGTTGTAGGCTGGATATTAAAGTCCTGCGCTGGCTAG
- a CDS encoding allophycocyanin subunit alpha-B, with product MTVISQVILKADDELRYPTSGELKSIKDFLQTGIQRARIAATLAENEKKIVQEASKQLWQKRPDFISPGGNAYGERQRALCLRDYGWYLRLITYGVLAGDKEPIEKIGLIGVREMYNSLGVPVPGMAESIRCMKKASLDLLSEEDALAAAPYFDYIIQAMS from the coding sequence ATGACTGTAATTAGCCAAGTTATTCTCAAAGCCGACGACGAACTGAGGTATCCCACCTCTGGGGAACTCAAGAGCATTAAAGACTTTTTGCAAACCGGGATACAGCGGGCGCGGATTGCCGCCACGCTGGCTGAAAATGAGAAAAAGATTGTCCAGGAAGCCAGCAAGCAGCTTTGGCAGAAGCGCCCTGACTTTATTTCGCCGGGAGGCAATGCCTACGGTGAGCGGCAAAGAGCGCTGTGCCTGCGCGATTATGGCTGGTACTTGCGTCTGATTACTTATGGCGTACTGGCTGGTGACAAGGAGCCGATTGAAAAAATTGGTTTGATTGGCGTGCGGGAAATGTATAACTCCCTCGGCGTCCCCGTGCCTGGTATGGCTGAATCAATACGTTGCATGAAAAAGGCTTCTCTTGATTTACTCAGCGAGGAAGATGCACTGGCAGCAGCTCCCTACTTTGATTACATTATTCAGGCTATGTCCTGA
- a CDS encoding DUF6439 family protein — MPEPTQLSKTENFSDLTTLELAQALAQRLAIAPNDWHRLKSNRKSRAGEQAAAALVFLLKDQPEEAIARFNMATGWLDKSISAPPCPTHGHRSN; from the coding sequence ATGCCCGAACCAACTCAGCTTTCTAAAACAGAGAATTTCTCGGATTTGACTACCCTGGAATTAGCTCAAGCTTTAGCACAACGCCTGGCGATTGCGCCCAATGATTGGCATCGCCTAAAGTCTAATCGCAAATCTCGTGCTGGCGAACAAGCCGCCGCTGCACTTGTATTTCTCCTGAAAGATCAACCAGAAGAAGCGATCGCCCGATTCAACATGGCAACTGGATGGCTAGACAAATCTATTTCTGCGCCTCCGTGCCCAACTCACGGACACCGAAGTAATTAA
- the asnS gene encoding asparagine--tRNA ligase — translation MVNRRIAEILRSGQPDEQIAIKGWVRTRRESKGFAFLEVNDGSSLANLQVVLNADMPNYAEVIKQLNTGASLEVAGILVASPGKGQRIELQASNVTVYGDADPKTYPLQKKGHSFEFLREIGHLRSRTNSFGAVFRVRNACARAIHQFFQERGFLWIHTPIISASDCEGAGEMFAVTSFNLKDVPLTEAKEVDYSKDFFGKPAYLTVSGQLEAEVMAMAFSNVYTFGPTFRAENSNTSRHLAEFWMVEPEMAFCDLQGDMDLAEAFLKHVFKYVMETCPEDMAFFNERIDKSVLATADNIINNQFERLTYTDAIALLEKADKQFQYPVKWGLDLQSEHERYLAEEVFKKPVILTDYPTEIKAFYMRLNDDEKTVRAMDILAPKIGEIIGGSQREERLDVLERRIKAQGLNSEDYWWYLDLRRYGTVPHAGFGLGFERLVQFMTGMGNIRDVIPFPRAPLTVEF, via the coding sequence ATGGTAAACCGACGCATTGCAGAAATCTTGCGGAGTGGGCAGCCTGATGAGCAGATAGCGATCAAAGGCTGGGTACGCACGAGACGGGAATCCAAGGGATTTGCCTTTTTGGAAGTAAACGATGGCTCATCTTTGGCTAACCTCCAAGTGGTATTGAATGCAGATATGCCAAACTATGCTGAGGTAATCAAGCAGTTAAATACTGGTGCTTCTCTCGAAGTTGCTGGTATTTTAGTGGCTTCTCCTGGAAAAGGGCAGCGGATTGAGTTACAAGCGTCAAATGTGACAGTATACGGGGACGCAGATCCAAAGACATATCCGCTGCAAAAGAAAGGACACTCGTTTGAATTTTTGCGCGAGATCGGGCATTTGCGATCGCGCACCAACTCGTTTGGCGCAGTATTTCGAGTACGGAATGCTTGTGCCCGCGCTATCCACCAATTCTTTCAAGAACGCGGTTTCTTATGGATTCACACCCCCATTATCTCCGCTAGCGACTGCGAAGGTGCAGGGGAAATGTTCGCCGTCACCAGCTTCAATTTAAAGGATGTTCCCCTGACAGAAGCTAAAGAAGTAGATTATAGTAAAGACTTTTTTGGCAAGCCAGCTTATTTAACAGTAAGCGGACAGTTGGAAGCCGAAGTTATGGCGATGGCTTTTAGCAATGTCTACACATTTGGCCCTACTTTCCGTGCAGAGAATTCTAACACTTCGCGTCACTTAGCAGAGTTTTGGATGGTAGAGCCAGAGATGGCTTTCTGCGACTTGCAAGGTGATATGGATTTAGCAGAAGCTTTCCTCAAGCACGTTTTCAAGTACGTGATGGAAACTTGCCCGGAAGATATGGCATTTTTCAATGAGCGGATTGATAAGTCAGTCTTGGCTACGGCTGATAATATTATCAATAATCAGTTTGAGCGCTTGACATATACAGATGCGATCGCGCTTTTGGAAAAAGCAGACAAGCAATTTCAATATCCTGTCAAATGGGGCTTAGATTTGCAGTCAGAACACGAGCGCTATCTAGCTGAAGAAGTATTCAAAAAGCCCGTCATTCTCACTGATTACCCCACAGAGATTAAAGCTTTTTATATGCGTTTGAACGATGATGAGAAGACAGTTCGCGCTATGGATATCTTAGCTCCCAAAATTGGGGAAATTATTGGGGGATCGCAGCGCGAAGAACGTCTTGATGTACTAGAGCGCAGAATTAAAGCTCAAGGGTTAAATTCAGAAGATTATTGGTGGTATTTGGATTTACGCCGATATGGAACTGTACCGCACGCTGGTTTTGGTTTGGGGTTTGAAAGGCTAGTGCAATTTATGACAGGGATGGGGAATATTCGCGATGTGATTCCATTCCCGCGTGCGCCTTTGACTGTAGAGTTTTAA
- the rlmD gene encoding 23S rRNA (uracil(1939)-C(5))-methyltransferase RlmD: protein MSALTLPTAENEWQQGQLVEVEITDLTDTGDGVGRFGGRVVFVPDTVPGDRALVRLVRVKPQYANGKLQEILEASQNRIRPSCIVADKCGGCQWQHITYEYQLEAKRNQLIQALERIGGIPQPPVAPVLSAGDSLGYRNKVTYPLKRSSTGNVQAGYYQKGSHHLINLNQCPVQDQRLNPLLAEVKQDIQKRGWGIYDEKLHRGKVRHLSLRIGRHTGEILLTLVVKDWNLAGIEEQSQEWLTRYPQLVGVSLNCNPDRTNAIFGNETRCIAGQPYLREQFGGLELQLRSDTFFQIYTEAAEALLQAIFDQLNLQGNELLVDAYCGIGTFTLPLAQRVREVIGLEVQPEAVEQARINAEINGITNVTFQVGAVETLLPNLDIKPDVVMIDPPRQGCDRAFIESLVEIQPSRIVYISCKPATLARDLKILCETGGYQLTHVQPADFFPQTSHVECAAFLVR, encoded by the coding sequence ATGTCAGCTCTCACGCTGCCCACCGCTGAAAACGAGTGGCAACAAGGTCAACTGGTGGAGGTGGAAATTACCGACCTAACTGACACTGGCGACGGAGTAGGTCGCTTTGGCGGTAGAGTGGTTTTTGTCCCGGACACAGTTCCGGGCGATCGCGCTCTTGTCCGGTTGGTACGGGTAAAGCCTCAATACGCCAATGGCAAGTTGCAAGAAATTCTGGAAGCCTCCCAAAACCGCATTCGTCCGTCCTGTATCGTTGCTGATAAGTGTGGCGGCTGTCAGTGGCAGCACATCACCTACGAATACCAGCTAGAAGCCAAGCGCAATCAACTTATACAAGCACTCGAACGCATTGGCGGCATACCTCAGCCGCCAGTTGCACCAGTTCTATCAGCTGGCGATTCTTTGGGTTATCGCAATAAAGTTACTTATCCCTTAAAAAGGTCATCAACAGGTAACGTACAAGCTGGCTACTACCAAAAAGGCAGCCACCACTTAATAAACCTGAATCAATGCCCAGTGCAAGACCAGCGTTTGAATCCCCTACTAGCAGAAGTTAAGCAAGACATCCAAAAGCGGGGTTGGGGTATTTATGACGAAAAGCTGCACCGGGGTAAGGTGCGTCACCTGTCGCTGCGTATTGGGCGACATACTGGCGAAATTTTGCTGACTTTGGTGGTAAAAGATTGGAATTTAGCGGGGATCGAGGAACAGTCCCAGGAGTGGTTGACTCGTTATCCCCAATTGGTGGGGGTGTCGCTCAATTGCAACCCTGACCGCACGAATGCAATTTTTGGTAACGAAACTCGTTGTATTGCTGGTCAGCCTTACTTACGGGAGCAGTTTGGTGGGTTGGAATTGCAGTTGCGCTCAGATACTTTTTTTCAAATATACACAGAGGCAGCCGAGGCGCTATTGCAAGCGATATTCGACCAACTGAATCTGCAAGGAAATGAGTTGTTAGTTGATGCCTACTGCGGTATTGGGACTTTTACGCTGCCTTTGGCGCAAAGGGTGCGCGAAGTAATTGGCTTGGAGGTGCAGCCAGAAGCAGTAGAACAGGCGCGGATAAATGCGGAGATCAATGGGATTACCAACGTGACATTTCAGGTAGGAGCGGTCGAGACTTTGCTGCCAAATCTTGACATCAAGCCTGATGTTGTGATGATAGATCCGCCGAGACAAGGATGCGATCGCGCCTTCATCGAAAGCCTCGTGGAAATTCAACCCAGTCGTATTGTCTACATTAGCTGCAAGCCAGCCACACTAGCGCGGGATCTTAAAATTCTGTGCGAAACTGGCGGCTACCAATTAACACACGTACAACCTGCGGATTTCTTTCCCCAAACATCTCACGTTGAATGTGCAGCCTTCTTAGTGCGCTGA
- a CDS encoding M48 family metallopeptidase, translating into MSETTSQKPLHRIFIIVSIVAFVGSTALGFVGMFNTPQNEPKQNAKTAQAEAQDKQLQAQARGYELVLHREPENQVALQGLVQARLAMNDLKGAVEPLEKLVKLNPDRESYKALLTEVKQRAGNTGKTNKAGDR; encoded by the coding sequence ATGTCCGAGACTACATCTCAGAAACCGCTCCACCGAATTTTTATTATCGTATCAATCGTCGCGTTTGTAGGCTCTACAGCCTTGGGATTCGTTGGAATGTTCAACACTCCCCAGAACGAACCGAAACAAAATGCTAAGACAGCACAGGCGGAGGCGCAAGACAAGCAACTGCAAGCACAAGCACGCGGCTATGAACTCGTTTTGCACAGAGAACCAGAGAACCAGGTAGCATTACAGGGTCTAGTGCAGGCGCGGCTGGCAATGAATGACTTGAAAGGTGCTGTTGAACCTTTGGAGAAGCTAGTTAAGCTAAATCCCGACCGGGAAAGTTACAAGGCGCTGCTAACTGAGGTAAAACAGCGGGCGGGTAATACGGGTAAGACTAACAAAGCGGGCGATCGCTAA